aaatcgagtatttgagtttcttaacacaatacatgtgttttacatgcatcgttagcttcaatatcaggcgattctccattttcttccatgaaagggtcgtctaggttttcctctccacaaaagtttggatcattcaacatataccccaaaccatcttctctaaacggtcgtgaaccctcaacattttgttcttcgccatgattctcaccttcttcttcatatccatccatttttgtagtgataaaatgtgttttcccttttttccttcaccttcttctctataactctaacaactcaaaaatgaaaaagaaatggaaaaaatgaaacaaaaaacatTCTAATACTGCAGCGACAACaatcggaagtttgggtaatattttggattccgattgcaatcggaggataaaaatgttatcatatcctccgaatatataaggataattttgccattacgaattacgcgagataaggaccggatacattttccctttgggtgaccttttttgttttattgttggccccctaaatccttttgagtggcccctaaaaacgggAGGTTTTTTTCCTTatatcttctcttctcttttcttcttcttcttcttttatcttcGGTTTCTTCTCTCTacacttcttttcttttcctctccTGCTACTAACCAAAAAAATCCAGAGAGGAACCAAAAATCAGAGAGAAATTGAGAGACATCCAAGATCAACTACTCTAGATTGATTGAAACTAGAAACTGATTTAGATTTTGTAAACCTAAAGTGATTAAAAACCCACTTTATAGaagtacagaaaaaaaaaaattaactcttagaagaagaagattgaattCGTGGAATCAATTTCCTAGAAGTTCTATAAGGTATTAAAAACCCCTATTAGAGAAATCAAAATAACTTTGATTTGTTAAccctatttttttccttttgaaataagtaaaaccctagaaatttgatttcttttttatttgtgtttGACACTTTCAGAAGAAGATTGAAGTACAAATATTTGAAGATTCAGGTATAATTTCTAAATCTAGTACATTGTTTTTCTCTCTATATATTTTGGTTCATTGAAGTATGGGTCTGTCAATTTTGCtggattatgatttttttcatgaaagattGTTGTCTCATGTTTTGCTGTATCATGTTAGAGGATTGTTATATCATGTTTTACTGggtatttgttttgattttcttttcatgAAGTGATTTCTATTTGATGTTTTCTTATTTGGTTTCTGACTGTGGAGTATATTTATAAGCAGATTTGATGCATAAGTTCATGTTAGCTTACTCATGCATGCATCTTAGAAATTTGTGTGTTTTTCGTAATCATAAGTTTGGTAGATGCTGCTTAGACATTTCCTGCCAATTACCCATACTTTCAGTAATTTTTGCACTACAATAATTTGGTTTGGAACCTTATACTTTCTTTTGGTTAATCCTTGCATATTGAAACGTCATGAATTGTCTACTTGAGATTTAAAGTGTTATGAAGCTGTTTAAGTTTCGCTCCATGCCTAATTCAAGTCTTGCACTGAATTTCGAATCTAGCCCATTACCCGTTTGTCAAAATGTTCCAATGAGCTGCTTTGTGAATTCAAATTCCACCCTTAGACAAAGACTTAAATTTTTCTTATGGACCTTGCACATCATTTTCTCCCACCATGGCTCAACAATCTCAGCTCCATGTTTTATTTTATGACTCTGGCTTAAGTTTCTTTCTTAAGAGCGTTGTTTGCATAACCCAACTTGGAAAATGATAACCTTTAGTTTGTGCCTGAACTTGAACTATTTTTCTGAAATTTTGAATTGTTAGTATAAAGTATAAACTTAAGCAAATGAAAGAAATAGGTACCCGTTCAGTCCCTTGTTCTATTTAATGTAGTGGACTTTCTGAAACTTGACATTGTGTTTGCATTTTTGTCTTACTATTAACCCCTCGTTAATTAGAACTAACTTAAATTGGTTTATTCTCAAACGTGTGAGCATGTGCTGCTTTATACATCAAGTTCACTGCATTAGCATTTTGGTTTTCCTAGTAATGCTCTTTAGTTTATTTAGCCTTAACTTTTGGTAGGGATCATTATTCATTTCTCTGTACAAGCATTTGTCTTCTTATGGATCATGTACTTGCTGCTAAGATAGTGTGTTCTTGTTAAGATTTTGTGAGGTGATCCATTGTCTACAGCCACTTGAATTATTGTATTTTATTGTGAAATGCACATTGGAGTTAAGCTATTCGTACTTTGTACGCAAATTGGGTAAACAGAATTTGTTATCTGAATGGGAAAGTGAGTTTAATTTAGTAATAATAAAAGTTTAATAGATGAAATGATGTCACCAAGCATTGAATTTGTGCAATGGGTACTGAAGAAAAAGTTGATGCAAGCATTGATGTATCGAGTCAGTTTTTTTGTTTTCGTGTTCTGTTATCATTTTGTTCATTTGAATGGCATCTGGATGAGCATGTGTTATTAGTGTACTTCGGCATTCATATTCTGATATGATTGTGTGGTCTGTATAGATACATCAGCAAGAAACATGAGTTATATGTGTTTGCTTGCCTTATATACTATCACTTATTTTGTCGCTCCACGTTGCATGTCATTTTACTTTTAAGTTGTACTCTATTGATCTGTTAGAATGACTTATATGTATGGATATTCGGTTATGTTTCTGGGAGAGGGGTCATTGATTGACATACTATGTTATGTGTTGTTGTAGAATGGTGCAAGTAGGTGTCAAAGGttggatgaatgaagaagataGGTTTAGTGACGTCTATAAAAAAGGGGTGGCTGATTTTGTAGATTTTGCATATAGTAATAGGATAAAAAGTTCATCTTTATGTCCTTGTCCTTGTCGTATATGTCGAAACAAGAACTCACTGTCTTTTCCCTTAGTGAAGTATCACTTGGAAGTACACTCAATACACAAGTCATATGTAATCTGGTCTTTACATGGGGAGAAATCCACCACATTAACACCAGAAGTAGTGCAGGAACATGTAGAGGAAAATGTGGCGGAAAATGTAGATGTTGAAATATCAGTTGAGGAACATATAGAAGATAATATTACAGATGAACAATGTGGGTTAGGGGACTTTGTAGACAAGGCCTATGGAGTATTTGAAGGGTTAGACAAGGATGTAGATGAAACTGATTTGCCTGACTTAGGTAAGAAATACCACAAGTATAAGGAGTTAGCTAAGGAAAAGATTTATCCAGGTTATGAGGGTGATGAAACAATACTTAGTGTAATTGTAGAACTGCAGCATATTAAAAAGATGTTTGGTTGGTCAGGGAACAGTGTTACGTACCTCTTGGCACGACTGAAAAGATAGTTCCCAGAAGGCAACACTTTCCCTGAAAAATACCCAACAATGAAAGCGATGCTGATAGATCTAGGAATGAAGGCTGAGTCCATTAATTGCGGATGAGCCAACTTGGCTGTGTTGTTGGTTCAACGGGAGTAATTTGATTCTGATGGTGTCGTAGTTTAGGTTGTAGGGATGTTAAGtcttttatatttaattttacaACAGACTGTTAACCAACTTAAGTGGTACCTTATGATCTAGTATGgttgttattttttgttttctgaatGTGGTTATGTTTTCATTTTATGAGTGTGGTTGTGTTGAATGTGAGCAGTTTAATGTTGATTAGTTCTTAACTTCTTATATTACTTGATTTGTTTAATCATTTGGCGAAGGTTTCACTTCTTCTTTTGCAGTAGAATGGAACCAAGTCGAAGCGGTTCTGATCCTTCTCGTTCAGCTACTACGTCATCCCAGAAAACCGTAGCCAGCAAAGGGAATAAGCCGAAGTACCTTATCACTGTCAATTTTGCTGGCAAGGTCATAGGAGATAAGATTGCTACTGGGAGATTTGCTACTAGGGTTGAGAGCTCATACGGAGTCGCGTTCCTATATCACACAAGGAGTGGAGGTGTGTGCCGGACAATTTTAAAGATGACGTGTGGACTGCTTTGAAGGtataacacaaaattatgttACAGTATTGTATGAATATGCGCAAGATAGATTAGATCATATTGGTGACTATCTCTATTGATCTTAATGTGTACCCGGTGAGGTAGATGAATAACCACTTCCAGAACTCACTCCAGAAATCTGGGAAAGTGCAAGAGCAGATGTTCCACTTGGGATTGGCCCATATATCTGGGAGGAATTTGTAGATATGGAGAAGAATCCTGAAAAGATAGCAAAGAATAAGGTGAATGCAGAGAGCAAAGCAATGCAAACTGTCCACCATACACTTGGGAGATGCACATACCGTAACAAGAAGCATAAGTTAGTAAGTACTCATGTTCCTGATCTTTGCTGTTTATTTTCAATTACTAGTATTAGTAGATAACCACGTCTGTATTTGTAGGATGAACCTGCAGGCGAAGAAGTGGTACCACCTTCTACTACAGAGAAATGGTTATATGGACATGTAAGACGTGACGGGAGTGTCCATCCTAGTGCAGTTGAAAGCTAGGTGAGTTACTAACACCTACTATTTTGGGGCTTTTTGATCTTTATTCTAATATAATGTTGAGAGTATGTGAAAATGCAGAACAAAGTAAGTGAGGTTTATGAAAGGAACAAAGCAAAAGGAAAGCATCCCAGCACTAGTAATGTGATTTCAGATGAACTTGAGGAGATGTTTGGAAAAAAACAAAATGGTGGTATTCGTGGCTACTCATCTCATATGTCAAAGAAGCAAGTTGAAATGGCAGCAATTGGAGTTGCTGCCCTTCACCAAATAGATGACGAAAATGCACTTAAACTAAGCAAAATTGAAGCTGAATTGGGGTCCTTGGGCAGCGCAGTGAAGGTAAATTTTAACTTGTTGTTCGTGAAGTAGCGTATCCAACTTCAGCAGTTAATAATATAATCATTTTATCTATTCTTGTTATTAGGAGATTTTGAACTGCATGAAACGCAAGCAACCTACATCATCAGCTCGTGTAGGCACTCCCAGCCCAGAAAAAAGGTTCAATTCTCTTTTTGGTCACCCAAGTGATGATAGCCTGGATCATGCCGATAGTTTAAGTAATGAGACTCCTTCCTTGCAAGTTGAAATGCTAGATAATAGAGGAAAAGTTGTTGCATCAGAGTGTATCGCTGGCGGCGATATTTGTCATTCTAGAAAGGTGATGCCAACAGAGAAGAGGGTTCTTATCGAGCAAGTGCATGATCAGTCTGCGTTAGTATGGGATGCACCACAAGGAAATGGATGGGTGCATTTGAGGGACCTAGAAATGCCTGCTTGGGTGGTCTGGTCTGCAGATAGGTTGCAATCGGTGCCAATCAAGAAGTAATATATTCCTAGTTTGATTCTTTTTTGCGTTCTTTTGCTCAATAGTGACAGGTTCAACACAAGCAT
This is a stretch of genomic DNA from Papaver somniferum cultivar HN1 chromosome 1, ASM357369v1, whole genome shotgun sequence. It encodes these proteins:
- the LOC113288118 gene encoding uncharacterized protein LOC113288118, whose protein sequence is MVQVGVKGWMNEEDRFSDVYKKGNKVSEVYERNKAKGKHPSTSNVISDELEEMFGKKQNGGIRGYSSHMSKKQVEMAAIGVAALHQIDDENALKLSKIEAELGSLGSAVKEILNCMKRKQPTSSARVGTPSPEKRFNSLFGHPSDDSLDHADSLSNETPSLQVEMLDNRGKVVASECIAGGDICHSRKVMPTEKRVLIEQVHDQSALVWDAPQGNGWVHLRDLEMPAWVVWSADRLQSVPIKK